AGCCTGACCACCATCTTGCCGGTGTTCCCGCCGCGGAACAATCGGAGAAACGCCCCCGGCGCGTTCGCTATGCCCTCCACGATCGTCTCCCTGGCCTGCAGCCGGCCGGCGGCCAGATGTCCGCCCACATCCTTCGCGAATCGGGGCAGTTGATCCAGATGGTCGCTGACGATGAATCCCTTCATGGTCAGCCGCTTGCCGATCACCAGCGCCAGATTGCGCGGCCCCGGCGGCGGCGTCTGTTCGTTGTAGATGGAGATCGCGCCGCAGGCGATGATGCGCCCGTACGGCCGCATCGCCGTCAGCGCCGCCTCCAACTGCTCCCCGCCCACATTGTCGAAGTACACGTCGATCCCCGGCGGGGACGCGGCCGCCAGCTGCGCCGGCAGATCGCCGTCGCGGTAGTTGAACGCCGCGTCGAACCCCAGCTCGCCCGTGAGCAGCTTCACCTTCTCCGCCGATCCGGCGCTGCCCACCACGAAGCATCCGCGGAGCTTGGCCAGCTGGCCGGCCACGCTGCCCACCGCGCCGGCGGCCGCCGAGATGAACACGCGATCGCCCGCCTTCACGTCCACGAGGTTCAACCCCACCCACGCCGTGAGCCCCGTGATGCCCAGCACCCCCAGCCACATCGATCGCGGCTGCACCGCCGGGTCCACTTTGCGCACCGCGGACGCGTCGGCCACGAACGCCTCGCGCCAGCCGAGCATCGAGGTCACCACGTCGCCGGCGGCGAACCCGTCCGCGCGCGACGCGATCACCTCGCCCACCGCCGACCCTTCAAGCACCTGCCCCACCTGGAACGGCGGCACGTACGATTTCACGTCGTTCATGCGGCCCCGCATGTACGGGTCCACCGACATGAACGTGTTCCGCACCAGCACCTGCCCCGGCGCCGGCTCGCCCAGTTCCACCGAGGCGAGCG
This sequence is a window from Gemmatimonadaceae bacterium. Protein-coding genes within it:
- a CDS encoding NADP-dependent oxidoreductase translates to MSTTVSREIRLVSRPRGMPAAEHFALASVELGEPAPGQVLVRNTFMSVDPYMRGRMNDVKSYVPPFQVGQVLEGSAVGEVIASRADGFAAGDVVTSMLGWREAFVADASAVRKVDPAVQPRSMWLGVLGITGLTAWVGLNLVDVKAGDRVFISAAAGAVGSVAGQLAKLRGCFVVGSAGSAEKVKLLTGELGFDAAFNYRDGDLPAQLAAASPPGIDVYFDNVGGEQLEAALTAMRPYGRIIACGAISIYNEQTPPPGPRNLALVIGKRLTMKGFIVSDHLDQLPRFAKDVGGHLAAGRLQARETIVEGIANAPGAFLRLFRGGNTGKMVVRLG